The proteins below come from a single Gordonia pseudamarae genomic window:
- a CDS encoding Sir2 family NAD-dependent protein deacetylase: MHTRLQLGRTPADPTPLDHDIDARIERLRNMVRGARITALTGAGLSTDSGIPDYRSPNAPVRTPMTVQMFLSSHEFRRHYWARNHLGWRHMDAARPNDGHLALTRLQRQGRLTGVITQNVDMLHLKAGTRRVVELHGCYGRVRCLGCGAVLSRQALAGRLEALNPGFADRVAGRGAIEVAPDADTTLSDTGDFVVVDCARCGGILKPDIVYFGENASKDVVDQSFSLVDDGDVLVVAGSSLTVMSGLRFARHAHRTGKPVVIVNRGATRADPIADLKIDHYCSAVLSALAGTHAGPAADIAV, from the coding sequence GTGCACACCCGCCTGCAGCTCGGCCGGACACCGGCCGACCCGACACCGCTCGATCACGACATCGATGCGCGGATCGAACGCCTGCGGAACATGGTGCGCGGGGCGCGGATCACCGCACTGACCGGTGCCGGGCTGTCCACCGATTCGGGTATTCCCGACTACCGCAGTCCGAACGCGCCGGTCCGGACACCGATGACGGTGCAGATGTTTCTGTCGTCGCACGAGTTCCGGCGGCACTACTGGGCGCGAAACCATCTGGGCTGGCGACATATGGACGCGGCCAGACCCAACGACGGCCACCTCGCGCTGACCCGGTTGCAGCGGCAGGGACGGCTGACCGGGGTGATCACCCAGAACGTCGACATGTTGCACCTGAAGGCCGGTACGCGGCGCGTCGTCGAACTCCACGGCTGTTATGGGCGGGTTCGTTGCCTGGGCTGTGGGGCGGTGCTCTCCAGGCAGGCGCTGGCCGGTCGGTTGGAGGCGCTCAATCCCGGTTTCGCCGACCGGGTGGCCGGGCGAGGTGCGATCGAGGTGGCCCCCGACGCCGACACCACGTTGTCCGACACCGGCGATTTCGTGGTGGTCGACTGTGCGCGGTGCGGTGGAATCCTCAAACCCGACATCGTGTACTTCGGCGAAAACGCGTCCAAAGATGTTGTCGATCAGTCATTCTCGCTCGTAGATGACGGCGATGTGCTGGTGGTGGCCGGGTCGTCACTGACGGTGATGAGCGGGCTCCGGTTCGCCCGCCACGCTCACCGCACCGGAAAGCCGGTGGTCATCGTCAATCGCGGTGCTACCCGGGCAGACCCGATCGCCGACCTCAAGATCGATCACTATTGTTCGGCGGTGCTGTCCGCGCTCGCCGGCACCCACGCGGGCCCGGCGGCCGACATCGCGGTGTGA
- a CDS encoding fluoride efflux transporter FluC, which yields MNGDPEATPGGPGDHAHRELPLDPDVAGITAGAARPAHLRPDCIGAVFVGGCCGVAARAALVEAFSAGDAIPWAVFVINIVGAFALGVLLEALVRRGPDIGGRRLLRMLLGTGFMGGFTTYSALATDTADLLSSGAVGGGVGYALGTVIVGAAFTWAGIVVGAMVPRRGRGDQR from the coding sequence ATGAACGGTGACCCCGAAGCGACCCCCGGCGGCCCCGGAGATCACGCACATCGGGAGCTTCCACTCGATCCCGACGTCGCCGGCATCACCGCAGGAGCCGCGCGTCCGGCGCACCTGCGACCCGACTGCATCGGTGCGGTGTTCGTCGGCGGTTGTTGCGGCGTCGCGGCCCGCGCGGCACTGGTCGAGGCGTTCTCGGCCGGCGACGCGATCCCGTGGGCGGTGTTCGTGATCAACATCGTCGGCGCGTTCGCACTCGGGGTCCTGCTCGAGGCGCTGGTGCGGCGCGGCCCCGACATCGGCGGCAGGCGGTTGCTTCGCATGCTGCTGGGAACCGGGTTCATGGGCGGTTTCACCACCTACAGCGCGTTGGCCACCGACACCGCTGATCTGCTGTCGTCCGGGGCGGTGGGTGGCGGCGTCGGCTACGCGCTCGGCACGGTGATCGTCGGTGCCGCGTTCACATGGGCCGGGATCGTCGTCGGAGCGATGGTCCCCCGCCGTGGCCGGGGAGACCAGCGGTGA
- the crcB gene encoding fluoride efflux transporter CrcB encodes MSAGLFLAVAVAGGFGSVCRFVLDGLIRSRTGDDLPWGTVTLNLTGSFALGLITGLAVDHVVSDAARMVIGTGFLGGYTTFSTASFETVRLLQQRATPGAAGDRRWAVGLLNAFGVLVVATGAAGLGLWAGGLT; translated from the coding sequence GTGAGCGCGGGACTGTTCCTCGCGGTGGCGGTGGCGGGTGGATTCGGATCGGTGTGCCGGTTCGTTCTCGACGGACTGATCCGCTCCCGAACCGGCGACGACCTGCCGTGGGGTACGGTCACCCTCAATCTCACCGGGTCGTTCGCGCTCGGCCTGATCACCGGTTTGGCCGTGGATCACGTGGTCTCGGACGCGGCCCGGATGGTCATCGGCACCGGATTTCTCGGCGGCTACACCACCTTCTCCACCGCATCGTTCGAGACGGTACGGCTGCTGCAACAACGCGCCACACCCGGGGCGGCGGGAGATCGCCGGTGGGCCGTGGGTCTGCTCAACGCCTTCGGGGTACTCGTCGTGGCGACCGGCGCGGCCGGACTGGGCCTGTGGGCCGGGGGTCTGACCTGA
- a CDS encoding lipopolysaccharide biosynthesis protein — MSSSIMTGALGFGFWALSARTASADDVGRAAAVISTATMLATVANLSVGNLYVRFLPVAGRDARRLVAAGMIVTVSLAGVLGLGLLVVGPRDRLFDSDLGVVLFPVCTMVLAAFALQDPILVGLRRARLVALKNTVQSVLKLVLLGGAALLVASSTTIVAAWMVPAAVVTAVVAWFGVRPAVAAKTEPSNLPSRRQLMGFFGGTYAMTLAGVAVPLTVPLLIVASLGTAANAYFNVCWLMASTLGILIATSREPYIAEAATAGTDLRDTTTRYIRLCLGAGVAGGLILATAGPVALLIMGRDYADAATRLVWLMALTMPLLAVITLYGALAQHFRRLRLAGSVQFITAALIIAGIALTAPRWGLTSVGFVYLTVDLLAVTIISVPLYRFLRSIYHRASVPGRAVGEPRAGVGQLSDGVGAQP; from the coding sequence ATGTCGTCGTCGATCATGACCGGGGCCTTGGGGTTTGGGTTCTGGGCGCTGTCGGCGCGCACAGCGTCTGCCGACGACGTGGGCCGGGCGGCCGCGGTCATCTCCACCGCCACGATGCTCGCCACGGTGGCCAACCTCAGTGTGGGCAACCTCTATGTGCGATTTCTTCCGGTGGCCGGCCGCGATGCCCGTAGGTTGGTCGCCGCGGGGATGATCGTGACTGTGTCGCTGGCCGGTGTGCTCGGCCTCGGCCTGCTCGTCGTCGGGCCCCGCGACCGGCTGTTCGACTCCGACCTGGGCGTGGTCCTATTCCCGGTGTGCACGATGGTGCTGGCCGCTTTCGCGCTACAGGACCCGATCCTGGTCGGCCTGCGCCGGGCCCGGCTGGTGGCGCTCAAGAACACCGTCCAATCGGTGCTCAAACTTGTGTTGCTCGGCGGTGCCGCACTGCTGGTGGCCTCGTCCACGACGATCGTCGCGGCGTGGATGGTGCCCGCCGCCGTCGTCACCGCGGTGGTGGCCTGGTTCGGGGTGCGCCCGGCGGTCGCGGCCAAGACCGAGCCGTCGAATCTGCCGTCGCGGCGTCAACTCATGGGATTCTTCGGTGGAACCTACGCGATGACCCTGGCCGGTGTCGCCGTCCCGCTGACCGTGCCGCTGCTCATCGTGGCCTCCCTCGGTACGGCCGCCAACGCCTACTTCAACGTCTGCTGGCTGATGGCCTCGACGCTGGGCATCCTCATCGCCACCTCCCGCGAGCCCTATATCGCGGAGGCGGCCACCGCAGGTACGGACCTGCGGGACACCACCACCCGCTACATCCGGTTGTGCCTGGGTGCGGGGGTGGCCGGCGGACTGATCCTGGCCACCGCAGGGCCGGTGGCCCTGCTGATCATGGGCCGTGACTACGCCGACGCCGCGACCCGGCTGGTGTGGTTGATGGCGCTCACGATGCCGCTGCTGGCGGTGATCACCCTCTATGGCGCCCTGGCCCAGCATTTCCGGAGGTTGCGGCTGGCCGGTTCGGTCCAGTTCATCACCGCCGCGCTCATCATCGCAGGCATAGCGCTGACGGCCCCGCGCTGGGGCCTGACGTCGGTCGGGTTCGTCTATCTCACCGTCGATCTGTTGGCCGTGACGATCATCTCGGTTCCGCTCTACCGGTTCCTGCGCAGCATCTACCATCGCGCATCGGTACCCGGCCGCGCTGTCGGAGAACCCCGCGCCGGTGTCGGACAACTCTCCGACGGTGTCGGTGCCCAACCATGA
- a CDS encoding glycosyltransferase yields MTHLMIGMDALDSLGGVQSVIRILAGAFDDDGDRVELVEIEPANPRFDLLTVPPLPRYTLSPVPTALPYEPTTAVRTAKLVVRGYRDGLRIRKAGVRALTGLATAHPEAVWLLMQWRLVEMAVDAGLGRRVIGQYHDCVTTAAANGDLARIIRTGPHLAATCALTEADAARLREHGVPRVYAVTNPVPRPPAAPDAAVRTDTVVAAGRFVPQKNFVSLVRAWGLLGGARTGWRLRIIGAGPQEREIREAVTRVGVADSVTVEPPRTDLPDVLRSASLYAMSSRHEGLPMVLTEAMALGVPFVSTPCSAGVAELADGARAGLLARTHAPADLAATIARALTDPSLRAELGAHGRQLIGGREPGAVIGHWRTLFVELGMTDDSTTDTKTAPL; encoded by the coding sequence ATGACCCATCTGATGATCGGCATGGACGCACTCGACAGCCTCGGCGGCGTCCAGTCCGTGATCCGGATCCTGGCGGGGGCCTTCGACGACGACGGTGATCGGGTCGAACTGGTGGAGATCGAACCGGCGAACCCGCGGTTTGACCTGCTCACCGTCCCGCCGTTGCCCCGGTACACGCTGTCGCCGGTGCCCACGGCGTTGCCGTACGAGCCGACGACCGCGGTGCGCACCGCCAAATTGGTTGTGCGCGGGTACCGCGACGGCCTGCGGATCCGGAAGGCGGGCGTACGTGCGCTCACCGGACTGGCCACCGCCCACCCCGAGGCGGTGTGGCTGCTGATGCAGTGGCGGCTGGTGGAGATGGCGGTGGACGCCGGACTCGGGCGCCGGGTGATCGGTCAATACCACGACTGTGTGACCACCGCCGCCGCCAACGGCGACCTGGCCAGAATCATCCGCACCGGACCACATCTGGCCGCCACCTGCGCCCTGACCGAGGCCGATGCGGCGAGACTCCGCGAACACGGGGTGCCCCGCGTGTACGCGGTCACCAACCCGGTGCCCCGGCCCCCGGCCGCGCCGGACGCTGCCGTGCGCACCGACACCGTGGTCGCGGCGGGCCGTTTCGTGCCGCAGAAGAATTTTGTGTCACTGGTGCGGGCGTGGGGCCTGCTCGGTGGCGCCCGTACCGGGTGGCGGCTGCGGATCATCGGGGCCGGGCCACAGGAACGGGAGATTCGCGAGGCCGTCACCCGGGTCGGCGTGGCCGATTCGGTCACTGTCGAACCGCCCCGAACCGATCTGCCCGACGTGCTGCGGTCCGCGTCGCTGTACGCGATGTCCTCGCGGCACGAAGGGCTGCCGATGGTGCTTACCGAGGCGATGGCCCTCGGGGTTCCGTTCGTGTCCACACCGTGCTCGGCCGGCGTGGCCGAACTGGCCGACGGTGCCCGCGCGGGTCTGCTGGCCCGCACACACGCCCCCGCGGACCTGGCCGCAACCATCGCCCGGGCACTCACCGACCCCTCGCTGCGCGCCGAGTTGGGTGCGCACGGCAGACAACTGATCGGTGGCCGGGAACCCGGTGCGGTCATCGGGCACTGGCGCACGCTGTTCGTCGAACTGGGCATGACCGACGATTCCACAACCGACACGAAGACCGCACCGCTATGA
- a CDS encoding alpha/beta fold hydrolase: MTPSLTALTPLTLDTSGTHVADYTVARRVLDALDTLGALPALCTPAETITYGELGRAVAGWREHLRAGDIGEGPLAFVIDVTAGSLAALLGAITERIPVVLIDPNLTADRARVICSTAEVTAVVCDRTHAGTAGALTETPVIIETPVITDAPPERAAITPPQASTPPGLVSYQFTSGSTGTPKAVLHTDRMWLGDALMLQERFGFGPGHRVGSVLPAGFGAGLNVLLASLMTGSTLLHADARTTAPEVLLNWIEVHSVQVLVATPSLLRALVVADAGARVDSLIRVVTTGEPVHGKDFQKARAIAPQAVFTNWVGSSETGGLAHRDYHPGEAIPQTLLPAGRPAPGKAIGVGPDGTITVRSAYLSGGYLDQEATAAVFTTHGDGTRSFTTGDRGRWDSVDGLVLLGRRDQAVKIRGYLVDPSEIVTALTAAPDIIEAYVLVSGRDTSSPVLTAFAVPDGAQRSPVAAELRQRLSAALPSWMLPTHIVVLAELPRTERGKVDPSALSVPTRVIGVPPLGGIESEVAGIWRQALHLDEIGRTENYHELGGDSLTLHSILSEITRRYGLSLTTADLAAAPTVAEFSTRIGDARRSRGRTGPAGRRTASTTVALRAPSDTAKTPLWCYAGAGASAVSFLPLATLLPDDQPVFAFQPFGLEERGIPDWTVGRAARRHLRDLQAISPRGPHVLVGHSLGGLIAIDTARRLDALGQRVRLVVILDTFLPPSVTGGHGVTMAAPTEVNAGEEALSTAELWRRRLALPLAGIIRRPPEEQIGALEEVGRRVGMLHRPKLWSGDALVYRSRFNDDTDEQWRSVLTGRVEFRSLDCDHPSVVRAPSINMIAGEVAARITDQGGERR; encoded by the coding sequence ATGACGCCTTCACTGACCGCCCTGACACCGCTGACGCTCGACACCTCGGGCACACACGTCGCGGACTACACCGTCGCCCGGCGGGTGCTCGATGCGCTCGACACTCTGGGTGCGCTGCCGGCGTTGTGCACACCCGCCGAGACGATCACCTACGGCGAGCTGGGGCGCGCGGTGGCCGGATGGCGCGAGCACCTGCGGGCCGGTGACATCGGCGAGGGTCCGCTCGCCTTCGTGATCGACGTGACGGCGGGCTCGCTCGCCGCGCTGCTGGGCGCGATCACCGAACGGATACCGGTGGTGCTCATCGACCCGAACCTCACCGCGGACCGGGCGCGGGTGATCTGTTCGACGGCCGAGGTCACCGCGGTGGTGTGCGACCGCACCCATGCGGGCACGGCGGGTGCCCTCACCGAAACCCCGGTGATCATCGAAACCCCGGTGATCACCGACGCTCCGCCCGAACGTGCCGCGATCACCCCGCCGCAGGCGTCCACGCCGCCCGGTCTGGTCAGCTACCAGTTCACGTCGGGATCGACCGGTACCCCCAAAGCGGTGTTGCACACCGACCGGATGTGGCTCGGGGACGCGCTGATGCTGCAGGAGCGGTTCGGTTTCGGTCCCGGACACCGGGTCGGTTCTGTACTGCCGGCCGGTTTCGGGGCCGGACTCAACGTGCTGCTGGCATCGTTGATGACCGGGTCGACCCTGCTGCACGCCGACGCCCGCACCACCGCGCCCGAGGTGCTGCTCAACTGGATCGAGGTCCACTCAGTGCAGGTTCTGGTGGCGACTCCGTCGCTGTTGCGGGCGCTGGTCGTGGCTGACGCAGGTGCCCGGGTGGACTCATTGATTCGAGTGGTTACCACCGGAGAACCTGTGCATGGCAAAGACTTTCAGAAGGCTCGTGCGATTGCACCGCAGGCGGTGTTCACCAACTGGGTGGGGTCGAGCGAAACGGGCGGACTCGCCCACCGCGACTACCACCCCGGCGAGGCGATTCCGCAGACCCTGCTGCCGGCGGGGCGGCCGGCACCGGGCAAGGCGATCGGGGTCGGACCTGACGGCACGATCACCGTACGTTCGGCGTACCTCAGCGGCGGTTACCTGGACCAGGAGGCGACTGCGGCGGTATTCACCACCCATGGTGACGGCACCCGCAGTTTCACCACCGGCGACCGTGGCCGATGGGATTCCGTCGACGGGCTGGTGCTGCTCGGCCGCCGCGACCAGGCGGTGAAAATCCGGGGATACCTTGTCGACCCGTCGGAAATCGTCACCGCACTGACCGCTGCCCCCGACATCATCGAGGCGTACGTCCTGGTCTCCGGTAGGGATACCTCCTCTCCGGTGCTGACGGCGTTCGCGGTGCCCGACGGTGCCCAGCGCAGTCCGGTGGCCGCCGAACTGAGACAACGGCTCTCGGCGGCGCTGCCGTCGTGGATGCTGCCCACCCACATCGTCGTCCTCGCCGAGTTGCCGCGCACCGAACGAGGAAAGGTCGACCCGTCGGCGCTGTCGGTGCCCACCCGCGTCATCGGTGTCCCACCGCTCGGCGGTATCGAGTCCGAGGTCGCCGGAATCTGGCGGCAGGCGCTGCACCTGGACGAGATCGGCCGGACCGAGAACTATCACGAGCTCGGCGGGGACTCGCTGACCCTGCACAGCATCCTCAGCGAGATCACCCGCCGGTACGGGTTGAGCCTGACCACCGCAGATCTGGCCGCCGCACCGACGGTGGCCGAGTTCAGCACGCGAATCGGCGACGCGCGCCGGAGCCGCGGACGTACGGGCCCGGCCGGCCGCCGGACCGCGAGCACCACCGTCGCCCTGCGGGCACCGTCGGATACGGCGAAGACGCCGCTGTGGTGCTATGCGGGGGCGGGTGCATCGGCGGTGTCGTTCCTGCCACTGGCCACCCTGCTGCCCGATGACCAGCCGGTGTTCGCGTTCCAGCCGTTCGGGCTGGAGGAACGCGGAATCCCGGACTGGACGGTGGGCCGGGCCGCGCGCCGCCACCTGCGAGATCTGCAGGCGATCAGCCCGCGGGGGCCGCACGTGCTGGTCGGTCACTCGCTCGGCGGTTTGATCGCGATCGACACCGCGCGCCGACTCGACGCGCTCGGTCAGCGGGTTCGGCTCGTGGTCATCCTCGACACGTTTCTGCCGCCGTCGGTGACCGGCGGGCACGGTGTCACGATGGCCGCGCCCACCGAGGTCAACGCCGGCGAGGAGGCACTGAGCACCGCCGAGCTCTGGCGGCGCAGACTGGCGTTGCCGCTGGCCGGGATCATCCGGCGGCCACCGGAGGAACAGATCGGTGCACTCGAGGAGGTCGGTCGCCGGGTCGGCATGTTGCACCGGCCCAAGTTGTGGTCGGGTGATGCCCTGGTCTATCGGTCCCGGTTCAACGACGACACCGACGAACAGTGGCGGTCGGTGCTGACCGGCCGGGTCGAATTCCGGTCCCTGGACTGCGACCATCCGTCCGTGGTGCGCGCACCGTCGATCAACATGATCGCCGGCGAGGTCGCCGCCCGGATCACGGACCAGGGCGGCGAGCGCCGCTGA
- a CDS encoding 3-hydroxyacyl-CoA dehydrogenase: protein MKIDSSSVAVISGGASGLGNATARALHERGAQVVLLDLPSSDGHAAAAAIGPTAHFAAADVTSADDVAAAMDFAATLGPVRVVVNCAGVATPGKVLGRKGVLALDAFERVVRINLIGTFNVIRLGAEKMSQTEPVPGDLTGERGVIINTASVAAFDGQIGQAAYGASKGGVAALTLPVARELADHLIRVVTIAPGIFETPMMAGLPEEAQRSLGEQVPHPSRLGKPAEYAALALHIVDNPMLNGETIRLDGAIRMAPR from the coding sequence ATGAAGATCGACAGTTCATCCGTCGCCGTCATCTCCGGCGGAGCCTCCGGCCTGGGCAACGCCACCGCCCGCGCGTTGCACGAGCGGGGAGCACAGGTCGTGCTCCTGGACCTGCCGTCCTCGGACGGACACGCCGCGGCCGCCGCGATCGGCCCCACCGCACACTTCGCCGCCGCCGACGTCACCTCGGCCGACGATGTGGCCGCCGCGATGGACTTCGCGGCCACCCTGGGCCCGGTGCGCGTCGTGGTCAACTGCGCCGGCGTGGCCACCCCCGGCAAGGTCCTCGGCCGCAAGGGCGTTCTCGCACTCGATGCCTTCGAGCGGGTCGTGCGCATCAATCTGATCGGAACGTTCAACGTGATCCGGCTCGGCGCGGAGAAGATGTCACAGACCGAACCCGTACCCGGCGATCTGACCGGTGAGCGGGGCGTGATCATCAACACCGCCTCGGTTGCCGCGTTCGACGGGCAGATCGGCCAGGCCGCCTACGGCGCGTCCAAGGGTGGGGTGGCGGCGCTGACCTTGCCGGTGGCCCGGGAACTCGCCGACCACCTGATCCGGGTGGTGACCATCGCACCGGGCATCTTCGAGACGCCGATGATGGCGGGGCTGCCCGAGGAGGCGCAACGATCCCTCGGGGAGCAGGTTCCGCACCCGTCGCGACTGGGCAAACCCGCCGAATACGCGGCCCTGGCCCTGCACATCGTCGACAACCCGATGCTCAACGGCGAAACGATTCGCCTCGACGGCGCGATCCGGATGGCACCCCGCTAG
- a CDS encoding acyl-CoA dehydrogenase family protein, giving the protein MAVDRLLPNDEARDLIALTRDIADKVLAPIADGHEKSETYPDGVFATLGQAGLLSLPYPEEWGGGAQPYEVYLQALEELAARWAAVAVAVSVHSLACHPLMVFGTDEQKQRWLPEMLGGSTIGAYSLSEPQAGSDAAALTCTATAADDGNSYVVNGSKAWITHGGIADFYNLFARTGEGSKGISCFLVPKDTDGLSFGKPEEKMGLHAVPTTAAHYDNAVVPTERRIGAQGQGLQIAFSALDSGRLGIAAVAVGIAQAALDDAVAYAQERTTFGRKIIDHQGLGFLLADMAAAVDSARATYVDAARRRDVGLPYSRNASVAKLVATDAAMKVTTDAVQVFGGYGYTRDFRVERLMREAKITQIFEGTNQIQRLVISRNLSSGA; this is encoded by the coding sequence ATGGCCGTCGACCGGCTCCTACCCAACGACGAGGCGCGCGACCTGATCGCGCTGACCCGCGACATCGCCGACAAGGTGCTGGCACCGATCGCGGACGGCCACGAGAAGTCCGAAACCTACCCCGACGGGGTGTTCGCCACCCTGGGCCAGGCGGGGTTGTTGAGCCTGCCGTATCCGGAGGAGTGGGGCGGAGGAGCACAACCCTACGAGGTGTACCTGCAGGCCCTGGAGGAATTGGCCGCCCGCTGGGCGGCGGTCGCCGTCGCGGTCAGCGTGCACAGCCTCGCCTGCCATCCGCTCATGGTGTTCGGCACCGACGAACAGAAGCAGCGGTGGCTGCCGGAGATGCTCGGCGGTTCCACCATCGGCGCCTACAGCCTGTCCGAACCGCAGGCCGGTTCCGATGCGGCGGCCCTGACCTGCACCGCGACCGCCGCCGACGATGGCAACAGCTATGTGGTCAACGGCAGCAAGGCGTGGATCACCCACGGCGGAATCGCCGACTTCTACAACCTGTTCGCGCGCACCGGTGAAGGTTCCAAGGGAATCTCGTGCTTCCTGGTCCCCAAGGACACCGACGGGCTCAGCTTCGGCAAGCCCGAGGAGAAGATGGGCCTGCACGCGGTCCCGACCACCGCCGCCCACTACGACAACGCGGTCGTCCCCACCGAACGACGCATCGGCGCCCAGGGCCAGGGCCTGCAGATCGCATTCAGCGCACTCGACTCGGGCCGACTGGGCATCGCCGCGGTCGCCGTGGGCATCGCACAGGCCGCGCTCGACGACGCCGTCGCCTACGCGCAGGAACGAACCACGTTCGGCCGCAAGATCATTGACCATCAGGGCCTGGGCTTCCTGCTGGCCGACATGGCCGCCGCCGTCGACTCGGCCCGAGCCACCTACGTCGACGCCGCCCGCCGCCGCGACGTGGGCCTGCCGTACTCGCGCAACGCATCGGTCGCCAAACTCGTCGCCACCGACGCCGCGATGAAGGTCACCACCGATGCCGTGCAGGTATTCGGCGGCTACGGCTACACCCGCGACTTCCGTGTCGAACGCCTCATGCGCGAGGCGAAGATCACCCAGATCTTCGAGGGCACCAACCAGATCCAGCGCCTGGTGATCAGCCGAAACCTGAGTTCGGGCGCCTAG
- a CDS encoding IS630 family transposase translates to MDVTLTSADVVVLTDEERHVLTRRANAAKCPHRDLLRARIVLAAADGVANAQIARDVGVCEDTARRWRHRFCVQRLDGLKDRPRSGRPPVFTPVEVAEVKALACTRPADHDLPLTRWSTAELSTHAVAAGLVRPVSPSTIGRWLAADAIKPWQHRSWIFPRDPDFAVKASPVLDLYQRQYNGVELGADEYVISADEKSQLQALRRRHPETPAAPGQPRRVEFEYRRGGTLAYFAAYDVHHAQVHGMTAPKTGIVPFTHLVKQVMTQEPYASAKRVFWIVDNGSSHAGQASIDRMREAFPSAVLVHLPVHASWLNQVEIYFSILQRKAITTGDFTDLDDLAQRILAFEDRYNQNAEPFGWKYTRDHLNRHLNRLNNDGTLRQAA, encoded by the coding sequence ATGGATGTGACTCTCACCAGTGCTGACGTCGTGGTCCTCACCGATGAAGAACGACATGTCCTGACACGCCGCGCGAACGCCGCGAAATGCCCCCATCGCGATCTGCTGCGTGCCCGGATCGTGCTCGCTGCTGCTGACGGTGTCGCGAACGCCCAGATTGCCCGCGACGTGGGGGTCTGCGAGGACACCGCCCGCCGCTGGCGACATCGCTTCTGCGTGCAGCGTCTTGACGGGCTTAAGGACCGGCCCCGATCAGGGCGGCCACCGGTGTTCACCCCGGTCGAGGTTGCCGAGGTCAAAGCACTCGCGTGCACGCGACCGGCCGACCACGATCTGCCGTTAACGAGGTGGTCGACCGCCGAACTCAGCACACACGCGGTTGCGGCCGGGCTGGTGCGGCCAGTCTCGCCGTCCACGATCGGCCGGTGGTTGGCCGCCGATGCGATCAAGCCGTGGCAGCATCGGTCCTGGATCTTTCCCCGCGACCCCGACTTCGCGGTCAAAGCAAGTCCGGTGCTGGACCTGTACCAACGGCAGTACAACGGTGTCGAGCTCGGCGCTGATGAATACGTGATCAGCGCCGATGAGAAGTCCCAGCTGCAAGCCCTCAGGCGGCGTCACCCCGAAACACCCGCGGCACCAGGGCAACCACGCAGAGTCGAGTTCGAGTACCGCCGCGGTGGCACGCTGGCCTACTTCGCTGCCTACGACGTCCACCACGCCCAGGTGCATGGAATGACAGCACCGAAGACCGGGATCGTGCCGTTCACCCACCTCGTGAAACAAGTGATGACCCAGGAACCGTATGCCTCAGCGAAGCGGGTGTTCTGGATCGTCGACAACGGTTCCTCCCACGCCGGGCAGGCATCGATCGACCGGATGCGTGAGGCGTTCCCCAGCGCGGTCCTGGTGCACCTGCCCGTACACGCTTCGTGGCTCAACCAAGTCGAGATCTACTTCTCGATCCTGCAACGCAAAGCCATCACCACCGGCGACTTCACCGACCTCGATGACCTCGCGCAACGAATCCTCGCCTTCGAGGACCGCTACAACCAGAACGCTGAACCCTTCGGCTGGAAATACACCCGCGACCACCTCAACCGCCACCTCAACCGACTCAACAACGACGGCACCCTCCGCCAAGCGGCGTGA
- a CDS encoding TetR/AcrR family transcriptional regulator, with translation MTEPRFATRRRTELFDALVRLLLAEGFAHLTLDDIAASLKCSKSTLYTLAGSKEQLVRAATIHFFRRATDDVEAQVARTEGARDRIIAYVSAVGRALGTASAQFMADLDGFAPAREVYEQNTRIAAARVAELIADGVRGGEFRDVHAAFAADVAAVTMARIQQGRIREATGLDDAHAYRELAVLLTAGLTV, from the coding sequence ATGACCGAGCCACGATTCGCGACGCGCAGACGTACCGAACTCTTCGACGCGCTCGTTCGGCTGCTTCTCGCCGAGGGGTTTGCGCACCTGACGCTCGATGACATCGCGGCATCCCTCAAATGCTCCAAATCGACGCTGTACACCCTCGCCGGAAGCAAGGAACAGCTCGTGCGGGCCGCCACTATCCACTTCTTCCGCCGCGCCACCGACGATGTGGAGGCCCAGGTGGCCCGCACCGAGGGGGCCCGTGATCGGATCATCGCCTACGTGTCGGCCGTAGGAAGAGCACTCGGCACCGCATCCGCTCAGTTCATGGCCGACCTCGACGGCTTCGCGCCGGCACGCGAGGTCTACGAGCAGAACACCAGGATCGCGGCCGCGCGGGTTGCCGAACTCATCGCCGACGGTGTGCGCGGCGGCGAATTCCGGGACGTACACGCCGCCTTCGCCGCCGACGTCGCGGCGGTGACGATGGCCCGTATCCAGCAGGGGCGGATCCGCGAGGCCACCGGACTCGACGACGCCCACGCCTACCGTGAACTGGCCGTGTTGCTCACCGCTGGTCTCACCGTCTGA